The DNA window GCCGTCGTCGGAGATGGTCCAGTCGGCCATCTGCGGACGCGGCTGGAACTCATTGTCCATTCCCACCAGGGTGTCGTAGATCATGAACCCGTGGTTACGGGTGATCTGCGCGGTGGTGGCGATCGGGTCCATCACCCTGAGCGCCGAGGACATCACCGCATGGATCGTCGAGGCGTGGGCAAAGGCAGAGGGGGTCGCAAGCGCAGCAGCGACCGCCAATGAGGTGAGGCTGCGGCGCAGCACGGGAGGAAGAAAAGATGGCATCAGCCGAGGCTCCAGGAAATTGTCGTTGTGGTTGTCTTGTCTAGGTCTGTCGCTTTGCAATCCAACGCCGGGATCAGGCGTCGTCGTGTTCCGGCGGCGCCTCGGCGCCGGTGCGCGAGGTGATCAGGCCGTAGTGCTCGATCCGCCGATGGCGGGCGAAATCGAAGATGGTGCGCTTGCCGAACTGGCAGGCGTCGAGGTCGCAGCGATGGCTGATCAGCTCGTCGCCGTTGGTCTCGGCCCGGGCGACCACGAAGCCGTTGGGATCGACGATGATGCTGCCGGCCATCAGCGGGAAGCCGTCTTCCACGCCGGCCTTGGCCACCGCCACCGCCCAGGTCGCATTCTGGTAGGCCCCGGCCTGGATCGAGAGCTCGGAGTGGAACAGGCGCTCGCGTTCGCCCTCGGTGCGATTTTGCGAATTCACCGACGGCGTGTTGTAGCCCAGCGCCACCAGCTCCACCCCCTGCAGGCCCATCATCCGCCAGGTTTCGGGCCAGCGCCGGTCGTTGCAGATGCACATGCCCATCACCGCGCCGAGGTTGCGCCATACGCCGAAACCAAGATCGCCCGGCTCGAAGTAGCGCTTCTCGAGGTGCTGGAAATCGCGCTCGGTATCGAACTCGACATGCCCCGGCAGGTGGATCTTGCGGTATTTGCCGACGATCCGGCCGGTCTTGTCGGTGAGGATCGAGGTATTGAAGTGGTGCCCTTCGGGGGTCAGTTCGGCATAGCCGAAGGAGATGGCGATGCCATGCTCGCGGCAGAAGTCGAACAGCGGCTGAGTCGCCGGCCCCGGCATCTCACGCTCGAACCAGGTGTCGACCTCGGCCTGGTCCTCCATGTACCAGCGCGGAAAGAAGGTAGTCAGCGCAAGCTCCGGGAACACCACCAGGTCGCAGCCGCGCAGCGCCGCTTGGTCGAGCAGCGCAAGCATCCGCGTCACCACCGACTCCCGGCTGTCGTCTTTGTTGATCGCGCCAAGCTGTGCAGCGCCGATGACCAGTTC is part of the Halotalea alkalilenta genome and encodes:
- a CDS encoding N-carbamoyl-D-amino-acid hydrolase, producing MRELVIGAAQLGAINKDDSRESVVTRMLALLDQAALRGCDLVVFPELALTTFFPRWYMEDQAEVDTWFEREMPGPATQPLFDFCREHGIAISFGYAELTPEGHHFNTSILTDKTGRIVGKYRKIHLPGHVEFDTERDFQHLEKRYFEPGDLGFGVWRNLGAVMGMCICNDRRWPETWRMMGLQGVELVALGYNTPSVNSQNRTEGERERLFHSELSIQAGAYQNATWAVAVAKAGVEDGFPLMAGSIIVDPNGFVVARAETNGDELISHRCDLDACQFGKRTIFDFARHRRIEHYGLITSRTGAEAPPEHDDA